The region AATAGATAAGGTAATGGTAGCTTCTTCTATAATTACCACCAAAACAAGTACAAATAAAACGAACACTTGCTTACTCGGTGCAGATTGATTGTAGTGCAGACATTTTGTCTGTGTGGCGACTGCTGTTGTACGCTGTACGAGTGCCGGCAGAGACTGAGCAGATGCCCTCTTTATGGGACCCTCAAAACCGCATGCATTGAGGTTGGTCAATATTCGTCATCGCTTTATTACGACATTGCTTCGCAGCGTCTTAGGCTAACAGTAGTAACATTCAGTGCACAGTTTATGTTTAAGAAAAGATCCACGTTTGATTTATTTTGACTACTTCCGATGCTACGAGTAGAGTTCGAATTTTGTTGCTTTTCTAGTTTTTGTGACGCTcgcgaaataaaataataaataaccaaaaatTAGTTTCAAATTACGGAGGCTAATATCAACTGAAGGCCGTGGACGCGTTTTGGGACAATTCACTCTACAAGCCGGCCACAATGATCGCTGGGTTCTCCACGGCAGCCTTGACTTTGCGCAGGAACAGCACCGCCTCGCGGCCATCGATGATCCGGTGATCGTAGGTCAGGGCCACGTACATCATGGGACGAATCTTGACCTGGTTTCGAAACAGCAGCATTAGTACAGGTAGAAACGATGGCCTGGGCGGCAACAAACCTCTCCCTTGACAGCGATTGGCCGCTCAAAGATGCCGTGCATGCCGAGAATGGCACTCTGTGGCGGATTGATGATGGGCGTGCCCATCAGGGATCCGAACACTCCGCCATTGCTGATGGTGAAGGTGCCGCCGTCCATGTCCTCCACGGTGATGGCGTCCCGCTTCGCCTTGTCGGCCAGACCGGCCAGGGCGATCTCGATGTCAGCATAGTTCATGCTCTCCACGTTCCGGATGACGGGCACCACCAGGCCACGGGGCGTGGCCACGGCCACAGAGATGTCCACGTAGTCGCGATACACAATGTCCTGCGAAAATCAAGGGAATTATGAGCGCTTGGCAACACCGAATGTTCCACATTCATCGTCTTATCGCCACGGGAAATTGCAAAAGTGTCGCCTGATAAGGCGCACTTTAAACAGCATGGCCCATCAGGCTACGACGTCACGGGCGATAAGCGATTGATAAGCGGAGGGCGGGGCGGAGGCCTGTTTACCGTGCCATCGATGACGGCGTTCACCACGGGCTGGTCCTGCAGCGCATAGGCACTGGCCTTCGAGAAGATGGACATGAAGCCAAACTTGATGCCGTACTTCTTGGTGAATGCTTCCAGATTCTGCTTGCGGAAGTCCATGGCGTAGCTGGAAAAAGGTGAAGAGTTTGGGGATTAATATAAAGTTTTGATGTATTCTCTAGTCTAGAATCAATCATCACCTCATATCGATCTCGTTGAAAGTGGTGAGCATAGCGCATGTGTTCTGGGCATCCTTCAAGCGGGCGGCAATCTTCTGACGCATGCGGTTCATCTTGACGCGCTGCTCGGACCGCGTGCCCAAGATCTGGCGCGAGCCATCGACCGGTGGCACTTTCACCTGGGCGACGGCCGGCTTCAGGGCAGCCACGGGGGCAGCTGGCGGAGGACGAGGCGCCGCCTTGGGTGGAGGTGGTGGAGGCttggcagcagcggcagctggAGCGGGAGCCGCCATGGGTggggcggcggcagcgggAGCTGGGGCGGCTTTGGGagcggcaggagcaggagcgggagcagcagcagcagccgccggAGCAGCTGCCTTGGCGGGCGCTGCACCGGGCTTGATCTTGAACAGGGCCTGGCCGGGCTTGACGGTGTCGCCGTCCTTGACCAGAATGTCGGTCAGGGAGCCGGCGAAGGGAGCTGGCACAGCCACCGTGGTCTTGTCGGTCTCGATCTCCATGACGGCCTCGTCGGCGGCGAATGAGTCACCCACCTTGCAGGTGAACCTGTTGCGGGGGTAATGGTCATTAGTCAGTTAACAGGAAACCTGTTGCCGAAAACCAGCTCTTACTTGATGTCACCCTCGGCGATGGAGTCCGCGAAGGGAGGCACATTCACGGTCTGCTCCGACCGCAGACTCGACGTGGTGTGGAAGCCCTGCCAGGCGAGGAGCCTGGAAATGGAGAAAACTCAGTGGAGGGTCACAGATATGAGCGTGTTGCACTCACCTGGGAGCATTCTGGCAGCGATTCTGGGCATCTTGGCTgagcagttgctgctgctgggcggcgCAGACGACTAGCCGGGAATACTGGCGGATGCAGCGCTTCAGCTGGTGGGCAGAGGTGAAAATTAGTGATTGCACAACCAGGAGGCGGCAGCGGCTGGCGGATCACGTGCGGCAGGGCGTCCCAAACAAaagttttccccatttttcagccgcgcacgcacacacacccatACAATTACATAACCGCCGAGTGCCAGGCGGGCAGCAAATTTCAAGATATTAATGGATATGGATATGTATATCAGTGGAGCAAATATGGCACACCTGGCCGAGCCCCCCCGTCCGCCTGCCGCCAGGGAATCCCCCGCAGAGGCCGCTCAGAAAATTTACCTCATTGCTTCGCAGGGCTCGAACTCCCAAAGTTTGGGGCAGCCGCCTCGTTACGATCGAAATTATTCCCGTCATGCTGCGACTCTGTTGCGCGAATTACGGGTCGGCGGATTTGTCACTCGTCAATTTATCGGAGAAGCACTCGAATTTCAAACAGAGTTAGCGGCCAAGGCAAAGCTACGTCGATTTCTGCAGTCCGCCCCTTTccctttaaaaaataccaatttCTTATGTCATGACAGAAGCGGCGGTGGCGCCGCCTGGCGAAAAAGCGCCGAAAGCGCCAAAACAGCTGATGGAGCATTTGCACAAATATACCAAACTACCAATACGGTCCTCTTAAAATATCGCGGTTAGCCGCTTCACCCACCCATAAGTGGGTGGTAGGGTATCGTCTATCAATGTCTATCGCTTATCAGTACCTATCGCCTATCGATTATTGGCATTGCTAAAAAGTTTCGCGAACGTTGCAAAACGTAAAGTCAAAGCCAAGTCCGCCCGCCTTCAAAATGAGTTCAAAGTCACTTTTCGACAGCGAGGAGGATGCTGCCCAGGCCAACAAACTGTCCAGGAAAGCCAAGGAGTCGCCCTTCATGCTAGTGGGTGAGTTGGGGCGGAACTTGCGCTCGGCGGAAGTTTGGCCGCCGTGACGTCACATGGAAACTTTTGGCTGCAAACTGTTAGATGCtaacatatacatacatacgtaCATGATGCGTGTGCGTGAAAATCGGCCAATCTTGACCTTGGCCATGTCAATTGACCGCCGAGGCTAGCGGCAACTAGGGGACTGCTCCGACACTTGGTGACATAACGCTTAGGGCTGCGTGATCTGTCATTTTCCTGGAAGCCGGATGATGTAACAGGAATATTTCGCAACTCCCAGAGGGTGTGCGATGCAACGGGAAATGGGATTATAGCATCCGTGACGTCAGGCTGCCATCTGATCTTGGCGCGTGTTCGAATACTGAACTTGTACCTCACTGCCTGCGTGTGTGACAACTAACAGCTGACGCTAACAAGTGTTGCCGATCTGACCGATTTCCCCCATCTAGCTATTATATATGTTTGACTTTAACTAGATCTagatttttcatatattttatatattcccACTTCTGggtaaattttataaaatttaactaaGAAGTTTCTAAAactcatatttaaaatttgaaaaagaaGTTCTTTAACTCAAACCAGAACTTGttattgtaaattaaaaatctatttagtATTGTCACTATATGTAAAAGTTCAAAAGGGTGCTTTAAATGTCGAAAAAAGATTTCAAAATGGTATATTTATTAagctgaatttttttttgcaaattaatAAGAATGCAacttaaaataagaaattggaaaaatatatatattacccAAGTAGCTAGATATTTAGCATTGTATACTACCAGCACTgctttcataattttttttcaccTTTTGTATGTTTATATTTGCCCGCCGTCTGGCTTTTATCAGCTGTTTGGGACAGAAAGctagcaacaacaaagcacCCACATAATGACCAAGCGAAACTTATCAGTGATTTCCACTCTTACTTACAGGTATTGCCGGTTTTGTGGCCGCCGGAGCGATTGGCGCGTACAAGTACCGGAACCGCGGCACGATGAGCACGAGTGTGTTCCTGATGCAGCTGCGAGTGGCCGCCCAGGGCACCGTGGTCGGCTGCCTGACCATTGGACTGGCCTACAGCATGGCCAAGGAGTACCTGTTCGACAAGGCGCCCAAGGAGAAGTAATGGCCAGTTCCTACTTAGTTAATACTAGCTGTAGTTATA is a window of Drosophila biarmipes strain raj3 chromosome 3R, RU_DBia_V1.1, whole genome shotgun sequence DNA encoding:
- the LOC108024506 gene encoding dihydrolipoyllysine-residue succinyltransferase component of 2-oxoglutarate dehydrogenase complex, mitochondrial, whose protein sequence is MTGIISIVTRRLPQTLGVRALRSNELKRCIRQYSRLVVCAAQQQQLLSQDAQNRCQNAPRLLAWQGFHTTSSLRSEQTVNVPPFADSIAEGDIKFTCKVGDSFAADEAVMEIETDKTTVAVPAPFAGSLTDILVKDGDTVKPGQALFKIKPGAAPAKAAAPAAAAAAPAPAPAAPKAAPAPAAAAPPMAAPAPAAAAAKPPPPPPKAAPRPPPAAPVAALKPAVAQVKVPPVDGSRQILGTRSEQRVKMNRMRQKIAARLKDAQNTCAMLTTFNEIDMSYAMDFRKQNLEAFTKKYGIKFGFMSIFSKASAYALQDQPVVNAVIDGTDIVYRDYVDISVAVATPRGLVVPVIRNVESMNYADIEIALAGLADKAKRDAITVEDMDGGTFTISNGGVFGSLMGTPIINPPQSAILGMHGIFERPIAVKGEVKIRPMMYVALTYDHRIIDGREAVLFLRKVKAAVENPAIIVAGL
- the LOC108024518 gene encoding HIG1 domain family member 1A, mitochondrial, whose amino-acid sequence is MSSKSLFDSEEDAAQANKLSRKAKESPFMLVGIAGFVAAGAIGAYKYRNRGTMSTSVFLMQLRVAAQGTVVGCLTIGLAYSMAKEYLFDKAPKENTKSLNN